The genomic interval GTGTTCCGGAGGAGCGCGTCCGGGTCGTGCCGCACTACCTGCCGCCCGACGCCTTCGCTTCGTCGTCGTGCGCCGACACCGGGCGCTACGCGCTGGTTGCCGCTCGTCTCGTTCCCGAGAAGGGAGTCGAGTGGGCCCTCCGTGCCGCCAGTGCTGCGCGTGTGCCGCTCGTCGTCGCCGGCGCCGGACCCGAGCAGGCGCGGCTCGCCGCGTTGGCGCGAGAGCTCGCCGCCGACGTGCGCTTCAGCGGCTGGGCGAGCGCCGACGAGCTACGCCGGCTGCGAGCCGAGGCGGCGTTCGTCTTGGTTCCGTCGCTCGTGCCCGAGTTCGCCGGC from Candidatus Binatia bacterium carries:
- a CDS encoding glycosyltransferase, which gives rise to VPEERVRVVPHYLPPDAFASSSCADTGRYALVAARLVPEKGVEWALRAASAARVPLVVAGAGPEQARLAALARELAADVRFSGWASADELRRLRAEAAFVLVPSLVPEFAGYAALEALAAGLPVVAARSGALPELVGDDSCVQPGAVDELAERMALLWGDPARRRAEGERNLARAREHFARERYIDDIRALYGEFAP